From the Chiroxiphia lanceolata isolate bChiLan1 chromosome 6, bChiLan1.pri, whole genome shotgun sequence genome, the window TATTTCATTGAAAtggtttaaattttttccttgaTTGCAGGTGCTTTTCCCGATCCTGCTGAAAATTGGGTGGCGATTCAAAATGGTCGCAAAAGCACACTGGCTTCTGTCTGCCTGAAGAACAAccttaataaattaaaaagcagattgAATTCTCATGTTGCAAACCAGCTGTTTGTGGAGCACAAGCATAAATTTATCTACTGTGAGGTGCCCAAGGTAGGCTGCTCCAACTGGAAGAgaactatttttcttctccaagcaGACTTGAATGCAGAAGCTTCTGAAATCGAGCACGACCACATCCACCAAACATCGCTGATCAAAAAGTTGGTGTCTTATCCTCCTGCCATACAAAAGGAATTTCTAAACAATTACACCAAAGTGATGTTCACCAGACATCCCTTGGAACGGCTGGTTTCAGCTTATAGAGACAAACTTCTGCATTCTGAGCCGTTCTACAGTATCACTGTTGCTAACGAGATTAGGGCAatgttcaggaaaaataaaaattcttctgaaaaagtgAGTTTCCAGGAGTTTGTCAACTTCATTATAGCAAAACCGCCAAATACTCTTGACATTCACTGGAAACCAATGTTTCTGCTCTGTGATCCTTGCAACATTCACTATGATATTCTGGGTAAGTATGAAACTCTTGCATTAGACTCTGAGCATGTTCTGAAGGTCATTGGAGCACCAGAGAGCCTTCAGTACCCCAGTTTGAAGAGATATGGGTCCGAGAAACGAACTAATGGTGATATCACCTTGGAGTATCTCAGACAATTGACCTCAGAACAAATTGAGAAGATCAAAAAATTGTatcagatggatttttttttgtttaactaTACTATGAAACATGaagattatttttccctgaaTGACTAATGTAGGTTAAACAAAGAACAGTTTCCTTCATACAAAAATGGGCTGAACTTGTCCTCACAGGTGCTTGATAGGTGGGTTGGTGACTGACTGCTGCTGAGATTTTCCTGAAATTTGTAGATACGGTTTATCATTCTAAACACTCTTATAAAAAACCCTGCCACAATCTCTTGTACCATACAGTACTTTACCTATGAAATTATTGTCTTCCTGTTGATCATTAGTGGCATATGTTTGATTTGTGAAAACTGTTTATAAATGATAGATTTTGGTCCATTGGTAAGAGACAGGGGAAGGATGAAGAATGTTGTTTTTCACAATGAATATTTTAGAACaccatttttatataaattattttttaattagaaaaaagacataaaaagtaataaataatcTGCTTGAGAGTCAAACCACTCTTTGTCTGCAAGAGGCTTAATCATGAATCCTGTAAAAAAGGAGCAAATAACTTCAGATACTTGAAGCTGCATTACACAGAATCTAATACCTGATTATCTTCCCCTCTAGCAATGCTCTCATCACAGCCCACCAGTGTCATCCCTCAAGCAGCACAGTTGTCAGCAGTCAAGACAAAGTTTCCATCATAGCTCTTAAAAATTTTCTTATGAGCAGATCTGGTGTTCGTGGTGACTTTACAAACTCTTTTAACCACTTTTGTGAGCATTATGGTCTGATTTTAGAGGGAAGGTCTGAaaaatgcaccttttttttaaaaaaaaaatagcgATACCTTGTAAACTATACAAATGGGGTGGTGCAGGATCTAAAATCTCAGTGGAAAGGTGACTCTTATTTAATTCTCCAAAAGCACGTACCACACAGTCAAATGACTGCCCAGTCAGCACAGTGGGGACAATGTCTGGGCTTTCCTATTTGTGCCTGTTGGAGCCCATGAGCCCTTGGGACTTACCTGAGTATGGCACTTAGGCAGAGCTGGGTAACCTTGGATAATGCGCTTGTTCTACCTGTTCCTTTCTCACTTCACAGGAGAATGAGCATAAATAAATCGTGGAATTGTGGTGAGGGGAGCAATGAAACATGAGAGAAGCAACTCAAACCATTAGCCACTTCTTATATTCCTAAGTGACTTTTGTTTTAGATCACTGAGAAGTCTATGACTGCTACTATATTAAGCATGAgatttgtccctttttttttttaaaatctattgcCTAGTCACATTCAAAATTACTTTGTGGCCATGTTAATTGTAACAAGTTTTACAAAGTAATTGTGACTATTAGTACCACCTTTGGGGGATGTCAGTCTCTCAGGAGCTAACCTGAAAATCTCAAACGCACCGAGTTCCTCTCAGCTATATCTGCAAATGTACAAAGGCTGGCAGGCTAGTCTTGGACTTAAAGTTTGTTCTCACTTTTCATTACATAGAAAAGGACAGGGACAAAATTGCTTAATCTGCACTGCAGACACAGATTTGTACAGCCTTTGCTGCAAGCAGCATAGctaaaggagagggaaaaggagaaggtgAAAAACAGATGCAGTGGGATTTAAGTTTCAAGGGTTGTGAAGAGACTTCCCAGTGTAGGGAGTGGAATGCAGGGGTTATCTACTTCAGAGGAAGGTGCAGTGATATATTAGTCATCAGCTGGAGACAGTGATGGCCAGAGAAAGAAGCTGTCTGCATCCCTCCTTGACGGCAGTGGTACACACACCAGGACTACCATTCAGTACATCTGGCAGGCCTTGCATTGCTAACTATTTCATAAAGGGGGCAGATTTGGCACGAGGAGAGATCCAAAGTGAGAAGACCAGCAAGAACAGTgaacaattattttctaaaacataGCCTATGATTTTATGAGGAATGATTCATGGTTCTGGATCTTAGCCTCACCACCCCCATATTTGATGTCCCCACAGCCCTAGTATCCCCTGATTACTGGATTACTCATGACACTCTGGAAACCCTGTAGTtcatgtagatttttttttttactttttagttttACTGAGGCAGAGGAAGCTGGAAATTACTTCCATCAAAGTTGAGGCTATGCAGAAGGATGCAGactctctctttttcctgaatCAGAACCATCTCCAGCTACatgcttctgctttctttgaCAGATCATGCACAGATAGAGGGGAATAAGATTTGCTTCATAACTCACTTCTACACAGTAGAGCTCTCCAGAGCTCTAAGTATATCTGAAGCTGTAAGTATATCTAAAAATACTTTAGTTTTCTGAAACAACCAGCCAGCCTAGGAAAACTCTGAAGAAATTATACTGACAGAGTTTGATAGGTGTCTTTGCTGTCAGCACTCTAGTGTTAACACCCCCCTCCAGTTTCTTGCTGTTAGATGTGAGTGGCTTTCTGTTCTTATTTCCTCTTTCGCACAGGATCACGTATTCTTCCCACAGCGGTGACAGAAAACTGATGGCTAATTCATTCATCACAAGTTCTAGTCAGTAACAAAAGTGTATCTAttgaagcagaaaaatctcTGTAACTATTCACAAGGGACTTTGAGTTTTGATATTTGCCAATAGGAAACTCTAAGTAGCACATTGCCTTGAATCACTGGCTGCTGTAATGCAGGTGTGgctctgaacaaaaaaaacctgcagaggACATGTGCGTGCATGTGTGCACATATTAACAACAGTTTTAGGAAACAGCAACATACAAGAATGGTATAAATTATGGATTATcaacaataacaaaatgaaaataatgggTTGATATCTGTcggaaaatagaaaaaaatgcattcttgATATTGTAATGTAGTAAAAATTGATGTTGGCTCTGGACATTGTCCTAGTCAGCCCACGAGAATCGCAAGACACCTGTAAACTTTATGATGAAAATTATAACATGACTGTCTCTTTGTGGCCTGGGAGAGAGATTTCCTGTACTGTCTTCCCTAGAAGTGCACTGCCCAGAACAAGGCTCTAAACTGAGTTGGGCTCCTTCCTGGCTTTTCCCCAGAGAAGAACCTCCAGTGGAGCTTCTTTCCTTTGGATGCTAACTCGGGGTAATATTTTCCTGGGAGAAAAATGGGTGCTTGCTGTTGGGAGCAAGAGTGTAGGCAGCGTGGAAAGGCTCAGGGGTCCTGGGGTGGATTTGAAGGGGTAGGGAGTGTCATAATTCGTCTTCAGATTTATTATTATATGCCTGCAATATGACTATTGTTATATTTCATTGCTAATTACCTTAATAAACTGTAGTGAGTTAACACATTAATCTATTTGTTCATCCTTCTCAATaacatctgtttaaaaaacaaacccatctCAAAGTTGTTCTATCAAATCATAACATAGGCCACACACTATTAGACAACAATAAATACAAAGCCACTTAGCTCTGCTTCGCGACATTAATATAAATCTGTATCATAGGACTTTTAAAGAATAGAAAGAATTAGCAAACACTAATGTGTGCTCCAGTTGGAATGGAAGTaagtggaaaaaggaagagaaacgAGAAATCTTGCAAGGTCAATCTTGTATCTTTCCTACAAATCTGTCAGCAGTGAGAAAATAAGAGAGACTTTTCCCATTCTTATGGAAATCCTCACACACACTCTTAGGATAAGTATCCACAAACCTGACGTTTATGAATATTTGACAGTTGATTAGTGTATGTCAGCAATGGAGACCATGTCACCAGT encodes:
- the LOC116788921 gene encoding carbohydrate sulfotransferase 8-like isoform X2 — its product is MNQKVIVFLLPNFIFGIFLFGFFCKRQKTLTGAFPDPAENWVAIQNGRKSTLASVCLKNNLNKLKSRLNSHVANQLFVEHKHKFIYCEVPKVGCSNWKRTIFLLQADLNAEASEIEHDHIHQTSLIKKLVSYPPAIQKEFLNNYTKVMFTRHPLERLVSAYRDKLLHSEPFYSITVANEIRAMFRKNKNSSEKVSFQEFVNFIIAKPPNTLDIHWKPMFLLCDPCNIHYDILVLLRQRKLEITSIKVEAMQKDADSLFFLNQNHLQLHASAFFDRSCTDRGE
- the LOC116788921 gene encoding carbohydrate sulfotransferase 9-like isoform X1, which produces MNQKVIVFLLPNFIFGIFLFGFFCKRQKTLTGAFPDPAENWVAIQNGRKSTLASVCLKNNLNKLKSRLNSHVANQLFVEHKHKFIYCEVPKVGCSNWKRTIFLLQADLNAEASEIEHDHIHQTSLIKKLVSYPPAIQKEFLNNYTKVMFTRHPLERLVSAYRDKLLHSEPFYSITVANEIRAMFRKNKNSSEKVSFQEFVNFIIAKPPNTLDIHWKPMFLLCDPCNIHYDILGKYETLALDSEHVLKVIGAPESLQYPSLKRYGSEKRTNGDITLEYLRQLTSEQIEKIKKLYQMDFFLFNYTMKHEDYFSLND